acgtcgctgTACATCCTCCTCGAGTACGTcccgggcggcgagcttcgATCGAAGATGCGCCGTCACGGACGTTTCAGCGAACAAGTCACCAGGTTCTTCGTCGCAGCCATCGCGACGGCCATCGATcacctccacgccgtcgtcggcgtcgcgcacagGGATCTCAAACCGGAGAACGTGCTGCTGGACAACAGGGGGTACCCCAAGCTATGCGACCTCGGCTCGTGCGCGCGTCTGTCTGTCGTGCGCGGTTCGAAAGACGACTTTGGGTCGAACCCGCGAATGAGGGGTGGGCGATCGTACTCGGcggtgggcacccccgagtacctcgcgcccgaggtgatcgacccggcggcggggaggctCGATCTCTCCCCAACCTCGCGTACCTCGGGgtacgacgcgcgcgcggtggactgGTGGGCGCTCGGGGTGTTGGCGTTCGAGATGACGCACGGTAGGCCGCCGTTTCGGGCGAGAAACGTCCACGCGCTAtaccgcgccatcgcggctgGCGACGTGAAGTATTCGAAAAGATGTACCGCCGACttcatcgacgtcgtcggccgaCGCGGGTTCATGGCGCGGGATCCGTCGAAAAGGTTGGGGGTTCGGGGGTTGCGCGGGCCAACGCGGTTCCTACGTACGCTCGGGGCTGGGCCGGGGTTGGTGTTTGggctcatcgtcggcggcggcgggactcGCGCGGTTCCATCGACGTTGCCGGCGATTAAGCGCGAGGCGTGGTTCTCGGGTTTCGACTGGGGCGGGTTGGAGAAGGGAAGGATTCGCGCTCCCGTCCCG
The genomic region above belongs to Micromonas commoda chromosome 4, complete sequence and contains:
- a CDS encoding predicted protein, with amino-acid sequence RDVNSFTLLDVLGFGAMGKVRLVRHKRTGLHFALKAVAKDTVTHRGTRAARLVIAERDALSALERSPHDRVARMFAHFQDATSLYILLEYVPGGELRSKMRRHGRFSEQVTRFFVAAIATAIDHLHAVVGVAHRDLKPENVLLDNRGYPKLCDLGSCARLGGRSYSAVGTPEYLAPEVIDPAAGRLDLSPTSRTSGYDARAVDWWALGVLAFEMTHGRPPFRARNVHALYRAIAAGDVKYSKRCTADFIDVVGRRGFMARDPSKRLG